Proteins co-encoded in one Candidatus Thiodictyon syntrophicum genomic window:
- a CDS encoding bifunctional diguanylate cyclase/phosphodiesterase: MADQPAGPANWGGSPSRELNEARFQKLFDEAEAMSIQGYYPDGTVVYWNHASEKVYGYTAQEALGANLLDLIIPPALRRQAEQGMRCMFETGQGVPPGRLTLRHKDGHTVPVYSSHTIVTVPGQVPVLFCMDSDMSELDRAEAELRVAATAFESQQGMIITDAQGVILRVNESFSRATGYAAQECVGQTPRLLRSDRHTPDFYARMWRSLLATGHWQGELWNRRKGGEVYAVWATICAVTDDAGRVTHYVGTQTDMTQRKEAEARILHLAFYDPLTRLPNRRLLLDRLQHAAVASLRNQCVGALLFLDLDHFKTLNDTLGHDLGDLLLQQVAERLTRASGDNATVARLGGDEFVVMLEDLSPTQEDAATQAEALGETLLDSLNQVYRLQGHEYVGSVSIGITLFSSQETSVDALMKQADLAMYDAKAAGRNTLRFFDPEMQEAVTLRAALVNGLREGLRERQFRLFYQPQVDSGGRLVGVEALVRWQCPVRGLVLPAEFIPVAEETGFILPLGQWVLEAACTQLAAWAARPESAHLSLAVNVSVRQFCRADFVASLVATLARTGADPRRLKLELTESLLVEDVSDISAKMSALKELGLGLVLDDFGTGYSSLSYLRRLPLDQLKIDRSFVHDLLFDPNSVAIAQTIIVLGQTMGLAVLAEGVETAGQRDLLAGLGCHLYQGYLFGQPMPLEEFARLVQQTEGHSTGLHPHRAERHQQFGPTQTPMLADQCLGFLEGQ, from the coding sequence ATGGCCGATCAACCAGCCGGCCCGGCGAACTGGGGGGGAAGCCCCTCTCGGGAGCTCAACGAGGCGCGCTTTCAGAAGTTGTTCGACGAGGCGGAAGCCATGTCGATCCAGGGCTATTACCCCGATGGAACAGTGGTCTACTGGAATCACGCCTCCGAAAAGGTCTACGGTTATACGGCTCAGGAGGCCTTGGGCGCCAATCTGCTGGACCTGATCATCCCCCCCGCGTTGCGCCGACAGGCGGAGCAGGGGATGCGCTGCATGTTCGAGACCGGTCAAGGTGTGCCGCCCGGGCGTCTGACCCTCAGGCACAAGGACGGGCATACGGTACCGGTCTACTCCAGCCACACCATCGTGACCGTCCCGGGCCAGGTCCCCGTGTTGTTCTGCATGGACTCGGACATGAGCGAGTTGGATCGCGCCGAGGCCGAGCTGCGGGTGGCTGCCACCGCCTTCGAGTCCCAGCAGGGCATGATCATCACCGATGCGCAGGGCGTGATACTGCGGGTCAATGAGTCCTTCAGCCGGGCGACCGGGTACGCGGCGCAGGAGTGCGTGGGACAGACGCCGCGCCTGCTCCGCTCAGACCGCCACACCCCGGATTTTTACGCCCGGATGTGGCGCTCCCTGCTCGCTACCGGGCACTGGCAGGGCGAACTCTGGAACCGGCGCAAGGGCGGCGAGGTCTATGCGGTCTGGGCCACGATCTGCGCCGTCACGGATGACGCCGGGCGGGTGACCCACTATGTCGGGACCCAGACCGACATGACCCAGCGCAAGGAGGCGGAGGCCAGGATCCTGCATCTGGCCTTCTATGACCCCCTGACCCGCCTGCCGAACCGGCGCCTGCTGCTCGACCGGCTCCAGCACGCGGCCGTCGCGAGCTTGCGCAACCAGTGCGTCGGGGCCCTGCTGTTCCTCGATCTGGACCATTTCAAGACACTCAACGATACACTTGGTCACGACCTGGGCGACCTGCTGTTGCAGCAGGTGGCCGAACGGCTGACGCGGGCGAGCGGCGACAATGCGACCGTCGCCCGCTTGGGGGGGGATGAGTTCGTGGTGATGCTCGAAGACCTGAGCCCTACCCAAGAGGACGCCGCCACTCAGGCCGAGGCCTTGGGCGAGACGCTCCTGGACTCGCTCAACCAGGTCTACCGCCTCCAGGGGCATGAGTACGTGGGTAGCGTGAGCATCGGTATCACCCTGTTCTCCAGTCAGGAAACCAGTGTCGATGCGCTGATGAAGCAGGCCGATCTGGCCATGTACGACGCCAAGGCCGCCGGGCGCAATACCTTGCGCTTCTTCGACCCGGAGATGCAGGAGGCCGTCACCTTGCGGGCCGCGCTGGTGAACGGACTGCGCGAGGGCCTGCGCGAGCGGCAGTTTCGACTCTTCTACCAACCCCAGGTGGACAGCGGCGGCCGTCTCGTCGGGGTCGAGGCCCTGGTCCGCTGGCAATGCCCAGTCCGCGGCCTGGTGTTGCCCGCGGAGTTTATCCCGGTTGCCGAGGAGACCGGGTTCATCCTGCCCCTGGGGCAGTGGGTCCTGGAGGCCGCCTGCACCCAGTTGGCGGCCTGGGCGGCGCGGCCGGAAAGCGCGCATCTGTCGCTGGCCGTCAATGTCAGTGTCCGCCAGTTCTGCCGGGCCGATTTCGTCGCTTCGCTGGTGGCGACCCTCGCCCGCACCGGGGCCGATCCACGGCGGCTCAAGCTGGAGTTGACCGAGAGTCTGCTGGTGGAGGATGTCAGCGACATCAGCGCCAAGATGTCGGCCCTGAAGGAACTGGGCCTTGGTTTGGTCCTGGACGATTTCGGCACCGGGTATTCGTCGCTGTCCTACCTGCGGCGCCTGCCCCTGGACCAGTTGAAAATCGATCGGTCGTTCGTGCACGACCTGCTGTTTGACCCGAACAGTGTGGCCATCGCCCAGACCATCATCGTACTCGGTCAGACCATGGGCCTTGCGGTGCTCGCCGAAGGCGTGGAGACCGCCGGCCAGCGCGATTTGCTCGCCGGCCTGGGCTGTCACCTCTACCAGGGCTACCTGTTCGGCCAGCCGATGCCGCTTGAGGAGTTTGCGCGGTTGGTCCAACAAACTGAGGGACATTCGACCGGGCTACACCCGCATCGCGCAGAGCGGCACCAGCAGTTCGGTCCGACTCAGACCCCCATGCTGGCCGATCAGTGTCTTGGGTTCCTCGAAGGGCAGTGA
- a CDS encoding alkaline phosphatase family protein, with protein sequence MTPDAPPVPTPALKPDYQGGGIVNLMASIIRARGGRSDYPQSTLIPAAEMARATNIVLLVIDGLGADWLAERSPAGLLSRHRVGTLTTVFPSTTATAITSFLTGDGPLQHGLTGWYTWFSELACVMTVLPGVPRYGGVPYRKAGIDPLRLFGHQSIFARIRTRALVVSPSRIARSDYNLAHVGPAQVVPYADLHDLFRQTTRALRRDRVPKYVYCYWPELDSIGHHQGMGSAAAAAHLRALEQAITDFLVAAAGTDTLVLVTADHGQVDTGPADLIDLADHPALADCLALPLCGEPRAAFCYLRAGREDRFLDYCAGPLGALVEVRPSRDLVDAGWFGTGRPHPRFSDRIGDYCLLPQGHRIVRQSLPFEEPKTLIGQHGGLSRTELLVPLCAMRV encoded by the coding sequence ATGACCCCAGACGCCCCGCCAGTTCCCACCCCCGCCCTCAAACCCGACTACCAAGGCGGCGGCATCGTCAATCTGATGGCCTCGATCATCCGCGCCCGGGGCGGGCGCAGCGATTACCCGCAGTCGACCCTGATCCCCGCCGCCGAGATGGCGCGCGCGACCAACATCGTGCTCCTGGTGATCGATGGGCTGGGGGCCGACTGGCTGGCGGAGCGTTCGCCCGCCGGGCTCTTGAGCCGGCACCGGGTGGGGACCCTGACCACGGTCTTCCCCTCGACCACGGCCACCGCGATCACCAGCTTTCTGACCGGCGATGGACCGCTTCAGCACGGACTGACCGGCTGGTACACCTGGTTTTCCGAACTCGCCTGTGTGATGACGGTGCTGCCGGGCGTCCCCCGCTACGGCGGCGTGCCCTACCGCAAGGCCGGGATCGACCCGCTGCGGCTCTTCGGGCACCAGTCGATCTTCGCGCGCATCCGCACCCGCGCCCTGGTGGTGAGCCCCAGCCGCATCGCCCGCTCGGACTACAACCTGGCGCATGTGGGGCCGGCGCAGGTCGTGCCCTACGCGGACCTGCACGACCTGTTCCGCCAGACCACCCGGGCGCTGCGCCGCGACCGGGTGCCCAAGTATGTCTATTGCTATTGGCCGGAACTGGACTCGATCGGGCACCACCAGGGGATGGGCAGCGCGGCGGCGGCGGCCCACCTGCGCGCGCTCGAGCAGGCGATCACCGACTTCCTGGTCGCCGCCGCCGGGACCGATACCCTGGTGCTGGTGACCGCCGACCACGGCCAGGTGGACACGGGGCCCGCCGACCTGATCGATCTGGCGGACCACCCGGCGCTGGCCGACTGCCTGGCCCTACCCCTGTGCGGCGAGCCGCGCGCCGCCTTCTGCTACCTGCGCGCCGGGCGCGAGGACCGCTTTCTGGACTATTGCGCCGGGCCCCTGGGCGCCCTGGTGGAGGTCCGGCCGAGCCGGGACCTGGTGGACGCCGGCTGGTTCGGCACCGGCCGCCCCCATCCGCGCTTCAGTGACCGCATCGGGGACTACTGCCTGCTGCCCCAGGGGCACCGGATCGTGCGCCAGTCACTGCCCTTCGAGGAACCCAAGACACTGATCGGCCAGCATGGGGGTCTGAGTCGGACCGAACTGCTGGTGCCGCTCTGCGCGATGCGGGTGTAG
- a CDS encoding alkaline phosphatase family protein: MAMNPVDEKPTSSFSEALRSEQRPQLGAACSEPVITGGTSYKLALFSQGKPLGWLGENDSEWAILTTDPKQALALEHCPYQGVNYYRIKGSQRYMSVSNRAYIGFYNWCGATGFTVQGTHLVADHNGQQLSFFSMENQYLYAWDAYTVLDATLAPIPLPVLPKQPLTAQIEHVVVLMLENRSFDNMLGGLYPEKTVAGCYRGLPVDASNPRDPGDPGKGRVTVFQGPADSATWIMPYPDPGELFDDMNEQIFGCKNPGPEAVPTMQGFAWNYSLQPGAPLHQGEPDVMPDPRNIMQYYSAAAVPMTSFLATQFAVCDGWFAAGPVQTLANRVFAHCGTPGLKPGTNCSRINNPDFTYGWSTSKNYEPPVVEKTVFELLDEAYPGEINWKVYYHDAPASAICRYVYDHWRWVSWDGGNVFRFHEHSGSQTNLEYDIIHNRLPKYSFIEPRYTDILKDGPVNSSHPGGAGIDCHDPNGSSLPPAIAVTDGERLLKEVYDILAKYPDTFKKTLLIVIYDEHGGLYDHVGPPEAVSPFAHEVDNFAYTRYGVRVPAILVNPCIPPNTIYPPPGKDRTNLFDHTSLISTVCAQFGLDGSLTPRSAAANTLKDLIPENPQVYPRPASPAIPGAATIYRVEDAMAVPMIDVAAAIEAADPQVTSKVSTTLFCLLLGLLGMAQQSRLKKDG, encoded by the coding sequence ATGGCCATGAATCCGGTTGATGAAAAACCGACCTCCAGCTTTTCTGAGGCATTGCGCTCGGAGCAACGACCGCAGCTCGGAGCCGCCTGCTCGGAGCCGGTGATCACCGGCGGCACGAGCTACAAGCTGGCCCTGTTCAGCCAGGGCAAGCCATTGGGTTGGCTGGGGGAAAACGACAGCGAGTGGGCCATCCTGACGACCGATCCGAAACAGGCCCTGGCCTTGGAGCATTGTCCTTACCAGGGAGTCAATTATTATCGGATCAAAGGGTCCCAGCGCTATATGTCGGTGAGCAACCGGGCCTATATCGGCTTTTATAATTGGTGCGGTGCCACCGGCTTCACCGTACAGGGCACGCATCTGGTGGCCGACCACAACGGCCAACAACTGTCCTTCTTCTCCATGGAAAATCAGTATTTGTACGCCTGGGATGCCTACACGGTGCTGGATGCGACGCTCGCACCGATCCCGCTGCCGGTACTTCCCAAGCAGCCGCTGACCGCCCAGATCGAGCATGTGGTGGTGCTGATGCTGGAGAACCGATCCTTCGATAACATGCTTGGCGGATTATACCCGGAGAAGACCGTGGCGGGTTGCTACCGGGGCCTGCCGGTCGACGCGAGCAATCCACGCGATCCCGGCGATCCCGGCAAGGGCCGCGTGACGGTATTTCAAGGTCCGGCCGATTCCGCGACCTGGATTATGCCCTATCCCGATCCGGGCGAGCTTTTCGACGATATGAACGAGCAGATCTTCGGCTGCAAGAATCCCGGACCGGAGGCCGTGCCGACGATGCAGGGCTTTGCCTGGAACTACAGCCTGCAGCCGGGGGCGCCGTTGCACCAGGGCGAACCCGACGTCATGCCCGATCCGCGCAATATAATGCAATACTACAGCGCCGCAGCGGTGCCCATGACCTCGTTTCTGGCTACACAGTTTGCCGTCTGCGACGGATGGTTTGCGGCCGGGCCGGTACAGACCTTGGCCAACCGGGTCTTTGCGCATTGCGGGACGCCCGGACTGAAGCCGGGAACCAACTGTTCCCGTATCAATAACCCCGATTTCACCTATGGCTGGTCAACCTCGAAGAATTACGAGCCGCCGGTGGTCGAAAAGACGGTGTTCGAGCTCCTGGACGAGGCCTATCCCGGAGAGATCAACTGGAAAGTGTATTATCACGACGCCCCCGCGTCCGCGATCTGCCGCTATGTCTACGACCACTGGCGCTGGGTGAGTTGGGACGGCGGCAACGTCTTTCGCTTTCACGAGCACTCCGGCAGTCAGACCAATCTCGAGTACGACATCATCCACAACCGGCTGCCCAAGTACTCGTTCATCGAGCCGCGCTATACCGATATCTTAAAGGATGGGCCGGTGAATTCATCCCATCCCGGCGGCGCCGGCATCGATTGCCACGACCCCAACGGCAGCTCGTTGCCTCCGGCCATCGCGGTGACCGACGGCGAGCGCCTGCTGAAAGAGGTGTACGATATTCTCGCCAAGTATCCGGACACCTTCAAGAAGACGTTGCTGATCGTCATCTACGACGAGCATGGCGGTCTCTACGATCATGTCGGACCGCCGGAGGCCGTGTCGCCCTTTGCGCATGAGGTCGACAACTTTGCCTACACGCGCTATGGAGTCCGCGTTCCCGCCATCCTCGTCAATCCCTGCATCCCGCCCAACACCATCTATCCGCCGCCCGGCAAGGACCGTACGAACCTGTTCGATCATACCAGCCTGATCAGCACGGTCTGCGCCCAGTTCGGACTCGACGGCAGCTTGACGCCCCGCTCGGCAGCAGCGAACACGCTGAAAGACCTGATTCCAGAGAACCCCCAGGTCTATCCGCGCCCCGCGTCGCCCGCGATTCCTGGGGCCGCGACGATCTACCGGGTCGAGGATGCCATGGCGGTGCCCATGATCGATGTGGCGGCGGCGATCGAGGCGGCCGATCCGCAGGTGACATCCAAGGTCTCGACGACCTTGTTCTGTCTGCTGTTGGGCCTGCTTGGGATGGCGCAGCAAAGCAGGCTCAAGAAGGACGGTTGA